From the Halomonas meridiana genome, one window contains:
- a CDS encoding proline/glycine betaine ABC transporter permease, translated as MEIARIPLGSWIESGLTWLTSEYSVVTRGISRVTQTGINSLNDGLMWLPEWALLAIIALLCWKLASTRLAIGAVAGLALIWNLGLWNPMIETLTLVVIATLVAVVIALPVGIAAALSERLYRLIMPVLDFMQTMPAFVYLIPAIPFFGIGSVSAIFATVIFSMPPAIRFTTLGIRQVPTELIEAADAYGATRGQKLFKVQLPLSLPTVMAGINQTIMLALSMVVIAAMIGADGLGSEVWRAIQRLRPGDGFEAGIAVVILAMLLDRLTQSLRKSRRSS; from the coding sequence ATGGAGATCGCACGTATTCCTTTAGGTAGCTGGATCGAAAGCGGCCTGACGTGGCTGACCAGCGAATACTCCGTCGTGACGCGCGGCATTTCCCGCGTGACGCAAACAGGGATCAACAGCCTCAACGATGGCCTGATGTGGCTACCCGAGTGGGCACTGCTGGCGATCATTGCGCTGCTGTGCTGGAAACTCGCCAGCACTCGCTTGGCCATTGGTGCAGTTGCCGGGCTGGCGTTGATCTGGAATCTAGGGCTTTGGAACCCGATGATCGAGACGCTGACGCTGGTGGTGATTGCCACGCTAGTGGCGGTGGTCATTGCCTTGCCCGTGGGGATTGCCGCGGCGCTTTCCGAGCGGCTCTACCGACTGATCATGCCCGTGCTGGACTTCATGCAGACCATGCCCGCGTTCGTGTACCTGATTCCTGCCATTCCGTTCTTCGGGATTGGCTCGGTCTCGGCGATTTTCGCCACGGTCATCTTCTCCATGCCTCCTGCGATTCGTTTTACCACGCTGGGCATTCGTCAAGTGCCGACCGAGCTCATCGAAGCTGCCGACGCCTATGGTGCCACGCGGGGCCAAAAACTGTTCAAAGTACAGCTACCGCTTTCGCTGCCCACGGTGATGGCAGGCATCAACCAGACCATCATGCTGGCGCTGTCGATGGTGGTGATTGCGGCCATGATCGGTGCCGATGGCTTGGGTAGCGAAGTGTGGCGCGCCATTCAGCGTCTACGCCCGGGCGACGGCTTCGAAGCAGGGATCGCCGTGGTGATCCTGGCCATGCTGCTAGACCGCCTGACGCAATCGCTGCGCAAATCGCGCCGCTCATCATAG
- a CDS encoding 3'-5' exonuclease — protein sequence MHGIRPRQKVTQADWQGYMAARAERAQDEMLKRFFDTPMPDPDTPLSEVPMVALDMETTGLDERRHAIVSIGVVPFTLGRIPMAQRRYWVVKPSRPLDETSIAYHHITHSEIADAPDLDDVLDELLTVLAGRIVVVHFRNIERPFLDAAVKARRGEGVLFPMIDTMSLEARLHRQTLWARFRRWLGRPPVSIRLNASRERYGLPAYQGHHALVDALATAELLQAQIANRYTPDTPLKALWC from the coding sequence ATGCACGGCATACGGCCGCGCCAAAAAGTCACCCAGGCCGACTGGCAGGGCTATATGGCCGCCCGGGCCGAGCGGGCCCAAGACGAGATGTTGAAGCGCTTTTTCGACACGCCCATGCCCGACCCGGATACCCCCTTGTCGGAAGTGCCCATGGTGGCGCTGGATATGGAAACCACTGGGCTCGACGAGCGCCGCCATGCGATTGTCAGTATTGGCGTCGTACCATTTACGTTGGGGCGTATTCCCATGGCCCAACGCCGTTACTGGGTCGTGAAGCCATCCCGGCCGCTGGACGAGACGTCGATTGCTTATCACCACATCACGCACTCGGAGATCGCCGATGCGCCAGACCTCGATGACGTGTTGGATGAACTGTTGACGGTGCTGGCAGGGCGTATCGTGGTGGTTCACTTTCGAAACATCGAACGCCCCTTTCTCGATGCGGCAGTGAAGGCGCGCCGGGGCGAAGGGGTGCTGTTTCCAATGATCGATACCATGTCGCTGGAAGCGCGACTGCATCGTCAAACTCTGTGGGCTCGTTTCCGCCGTTGGTTAGGTCGGCCGCCGGTATCGATTCGCCTCAACGCCAGTCGTGAGCGCTACGGTTTGCCTGCCTATCAAGGGCACCATGCGCTGGTCGACGCGCTGGCCACCGCGGAGCTTTTGCAGGCGCAAATCGCCAATCGCTATACGCCAGACACGCCCTTAAAAGCGCTGTGGTGTTAA
- a CDS encoding DUF4168 domain-containing protein — protein sequence MQRMTALFSAALLATGLMAGTAHAQQAEGQAQDPMATQQAPAQDFSDQQLQQFADASQEIAVISQEYTQRLQEAEDETAQQEVRAEANDRMIEVVEDSGLDVDTFNAIGQSIQQDPEMMQRVQEMASQS from the coding sequence ATGCAACGTATGACTGCTTTGTTCTCTGCTGCACTTCTTGCCACGGGTCTGATGGCAGGCACCGCTCACGCCCAACAAGCTGAAGGTCAAGCGCAAGATCCAATGGCCACTCAGCAAGCCCCGGCTCAGGATTTTTCTGATCAGCAGCTACAGCAGTTCGCCGATGCTTCTCAAGAAATCGCCGTGATCTCACAAGAGTACACACAGCGTCTGCAGGAAGCAGAAGACGAAACCGCACAGCAGGAAGTTCGCGCTGAAGCCAATGACCGCATGATCGAAGTTGTCGAAGACAGCGGCTTGGATGTCGATACCTTCAACGCCATCGGTCAATCCATCCAGCAAGATCCGGAAATGATGCAGCGCGTTCAAGAAATGGCGAGCCAATCGTAA
- a CDS encoding BCCT family transporter, with translation MDNPDSKRPADEPVSEGIPAPDGPANLIDTDYVIGQDNITTSAMGFNLDLHGKVFTISALIVLLFVVLTLALQDMIAPVYDAIFGFLTGNLAWFFILAANIFVILCLGLIVSPLGKIRIGGADAKPDFTYTGWFSMLFAAGMGIGLMFFGVNEPLTHFGTSLDGGDWAPLAGAEGDTAGAAALGMAATIFHWGLHPWAIYAVVALSLALFSFNKGLPLSMRSVFYPLLGERVWGWPGHLIDILAVFATLFGLATSLGLGATQAAAGLTYLFGAPESDITMILLIIGITMIAICSIVAGVDKGVQLLSKINIAMAAALLFFVIGVGPTLLIATGFFENLVNYVVHLPALSNPFGREDANFSQGWTAFYWAWWISWSPYVGMFIARVSRGRTVREFLISVLIVPSVVSVLWMTTFGGTAIDQYVSQGIEAVRDAGVDLQLFIMLEQLPLSQITSFIAIVLVIVFFVTSSDSGSLVIDSITAGGKVDAPKPQRVFWAIIEGAIAIALLLGGGLTALQTMAVSTGFPFTIILLVACYAIIKGLMSEPKAV, from the coding sequence GTGGATAATCCTGACTCTAAGCGTCCCGCTGATGAGCCGGTATCAGAAGGCATCCCCGCCCCTGATGGTCCGGCCAACCTGATCGATACCGACTACGTGATCGGTCAAGACAACATCACGACGAGTGCAATGGGCTTCAACCTTGACCTGCACGGCAAGGTATTCACCATTTCTGCGCTCATCGTGCTGCTGTTTGTGGTACTGACTCTTGCTCTGCAAGACATGATTGCACCGGTTTATGATGCCATCTTTGGCTTTTTGACCGGCAACCTGGCCTGGTTCTTCATTCTGGCCGCCAATATCTTCGTCATCCTCTGCTTGGGTTTGATCGTATCGCCCCTGGGTAAAATCCGAATTGGCGGGGCAGATGCCAAACCGGACTTTACCTACACCGGCTGGTTCTCGATGCTGTTTGCGGCCGGTATGGGCATCGGGCTGATGTTCTTTGGCGTCAACGAACCGCTGACGCACTTTGGCACCTCTCTCGACGGTGGCGATTGGGCACCGTTGGCTGGTGCTGAAGGCGATACGGCGGGTGCGGCGGCACTCGGCATGGCGGCGACGATCTTCCACTGGGGTCTGCACCCGTGGGCGATTTATGCCGTTGTGGCGCTGTCACTGGCGCTATTCTCGTTCAACAAAGGCTTGCCGCTCTCCATGCGCTCGGTGTTCTACCCGCTGCTGGGTGAGCGCGTGTGGGGCTGGCCGGGGCACTTGATCGATATCCTGGCGGTCTTTGCCACGCTGTTTGGTCTGGCCACGTCGCTGGGCTTGGGCGCCACCCAAGCCGCTGCCGGTTTGACCTACCTGTTTGGCGCGCCGGAAAGCGACATCACGATGATTCTGTTGATCATCGGCATCACCATGATCGCGATCTGCTCGATCGTGGCCGGGGTCGATAAAGGCGTACAGCTGCTATCGAAAATCAACATTGCCATGGCCGCCGCGCTGCTGTTTTTCGTGATCGGTGTCGGCCCCACGCTGCTGATTGCCACTGGCTTCTTCGAGAACTTGGTGAACTACGTGGTTCACCTACCGGCGCTATCGAACCCGTTTGGCCGTGAAGACGCGAACTTCAGCCAAGGCTGGACAGCCTTCTACTGGGCGTGGTGGATCTCCTGGTCTCCGTACGTCGGTATGTTCATCGCGCGGGTATCCCGTGGCCGTACCGTTCGTGAATTCCTGATCTCCGTACTGATCGTACCGTCGGTCGTTTCGGTTCTGTGGATGACGACGTTCGGTGGCACCGCCATCGACCAGTACGTCAGCCAAGGCATAGAAGCCGTGCGCGATGCGGGCGTGGATCTGCAGCTGTTTATCATGCTGGAGCAACTGCCGCTCTCGCAGATCACCTCGTTCATTGCCATCGTGCTGGTCATCGTCTTCTTTGTGACCTCGTCGGATTCCGGGTCGCTGGTGATCGACTCCATCACCGCAGGCGGCAAGGTGGATGCCCCGAAACCGCAGCGCGTGTTCTGGGCGATCATCGAAGGTGCGATTGCCATTGCGCTGCTGCTGGGCGGTGGTTTGACCGCACTGCAGACCATGGCCGTCTCTACCGGGTTCCCGTTCACCATCATTCTGCTGGTGGCGTGTTACGCCATCATCAAAGGCTTGATGAGCGAGCCCAAAGCGGTCTAA
- a CDS encoding sigma-54 dependent transcriptional regulator encodes MTHQEHLLPLLVVEDDAAIRELLEEELNDAGYDTLGVPSAEEAIALLSHTPVAMMITDVRLPGMTGIQLLQQLRQSGSELGIIVITAFGTIDQAVEALKLGADDFLTKPLDLDAIREAVFRVLERQRLSLSHDTELSHFHGIVGKSPAMQSLFHDASRLAKSDAPILILGESGTGKELLARAIHQESSRHDAPFVPVNCASIPADLMESEFFGHVKGAFTGANEARKGLFHSAQGGSLFLDEIGEMPINLQAKLLRALQEKTVRPVGGEREEPVDVRIIAATHRHLEKEIEQENFRSDLFYRLETFSLRIPPLRERGTDIEHLVFALIDKHAEAQDKQIEQIEPEALNSLLNYSYPGNVRELENAIMRAVTLSEAGVLQHQDLPERLREQSSQQKSSADTTPTLSGEVLPGTQIPAPAPARWPSLEEVEKRYIRKVLEATGGNKRRTAEVLGIARRTLYRRLEDSEE; translated from the coding sequence GTGACCCATCAGGAACACCTTTTACCGTTATTGGTGGTGGAAGATGACGCCGCTATCCGTGAGTTATTAGAGGAAGAGCTCAACGACGCGGGCTACGACACACTGGGTGTCCCCAGCGCAGAAGAGGCCATTGCTCTGCTGAGCCATACGCCGGTGGCCATGATGATTACCGATGTACGGCTACCGGGCATGACCGGCATTCAGTTACTTCAACAGCTCCGCCAGAGCGGCAGCGAGCTTGGCATCATCGTGATTACCGCATTTGGCACCATTGACCAAGCGGTTGAGGCCCTCAAGTTAGGGGCGGACGACTTTTTGACCAAACCTCTGGATTTAGACGCTATCCGCGAGGCCGTTTTTCGCGTACTGGAGCGCCAGCGTTTGTCCCTTTCCCATGATACGGAACTTAGCCATTTTCACGGCATCGTGGGCAAGAGCCCGGCCATGCAGTCGCTGTTTCACGATGCGTCGCGGTTGGCGAAAAGCGATGCGCCTATTTTGATTTTGGGTGAAAGCGGTACCGGGAAAGAGCTGCTGGCCCGAGCGATTCATCAGGAGAGCAGCCGCCACGATGCTCCGTTCGTGCCCGTGAACTGCGCCAGCATTCCTGCCGACCTGATGGAGAGCGAATTTTTTGGCCACGTGAAAGGCGCCTTTACCGGCGCTAACGAGGCCCGTAAAGGCCTGTTTCACAGCGCCCAGGGCGGCAGCCTGTTTCTCGATGAGATTGGCGAAATGCCGATCAATCTGCAGGCCAAGCTGCTGCGCGCCCTGCAAGAGAAAACCGTTCGCCCAGTGGGGGGCGAGCGCGAGGAGCCGGTGGACGTGCGCATCATTGCCGCCACTCACCGCCACTTGGAAAAAGAGATCGAGCAGGAGAACTTCCGAAGCGATCTGTTTTACCGCCTGGAAACGTTCTCACTGCGCATTCCACCGCTACGCGAGCGCGGCACGGATATCGAACACCTGGTCTTTGCGTTGATCGACAAACACGCGGAAGCCCAGGACAAACAGATCGAGCAGATCGAGCCGGAGGCCCTCAACAGCCTGTTGAACTACAGCTACCCAGGCAACGTACGCGAACTGGAGAATGCAATCATGCGCGCGGTCACACTAAGCGAAGCGGGCGTGCTGCAGCATCAGGACCTGCCCGAACGCCTGCGCGAACAATCCAGCCAGCAAAAGAGCAGTGCCGACACCACGCCTACGCTCAGCGGTGAGGTGCTGCCCGGCACCCAGATCCCGGCACCCGCACCGGCCCGCTGGCCGAGCCTAGAAGAGGTCGAGAAGCGCTATATTCGCAAGGTGTTGGAAGCCACAGGTGGGAATAAACGGCGCACGGCCGAAGTGCTGGGGATTGCCCGCCGCACGCTCTACCGGCGGTTAGAAGATAGCGAAGAGTAA
- a CDS encoding glycine betaine/L-proline ABC transporter ATP-binding protein, with protein sequence MDETRPVKIQVRGLSKVFGKQPKKALELRDQGLKRPEILEKTGQTLGLSNISFDVYEGELLVIMGLSGSGKSTLIRCLNRLIDTTEGEIVIDGENIPTLGEKALLECRRRHFSMVFQNFALFPHRTVQQNAEFGLEIRGVEKSERQSIAHNALKQVGLEGWEDAYPNQLSGGMQQRVGLARALANDASVLLMDEAFSALDPLIRKDMQQELLQLQTKMQKTTVFITHDLDEALNIGDRIVLLKDGEVVQIGTPEEILTKPADDYVRRFIEGVDRSRILTAESAMRPVRTTARDSDGPRTALHRMRDHSIDSIYVTDRDRQLLGLLEADAASRAIEEKAETITHHLTQDFRKVPPDEPLQNLFAMFSEKSYPIAVVDEQQRLLGVVVKGAVLDELARAGEQ encoded by the coding sequence ATGGACGAGACACGCCCTGTCAAAATTCAGGTACGCGGCTTGAGCAAGGTATTTGGCAAGCAGCCCAAAAAAGCACTCGAGCTACGCGACCAAGGCCTCAAGCGCCCTGAAATTCTCGAAAAAACGGGCCAAACCCTGGGCCTTTCCAATATCTCCTTCGACGTTTACGAAGGCGAGCTACTGGTCATCATGGGCCTATCGGGTTCGGGTAAATCGACCCTGATTCGCTGCTTGAACCGCCTCATCGACACCACCGAAGGTGAGATCGTCATTGATGGCGAAAACATCCCAACGCTGGGCGAAAAGGCCCTGCTAGAGTGCCGCCGTCGCCACTTCTCGATGGTGTTTCAAAACTTCGCGCTCTTTCCTCACCGCACGGTTCAGCAGAACGCCGAGTTCGGCCTGGAAATTCGCGGCGTCGAAAAATCGGAGCGCCAGTCGATTGCTCATAACGCGCTGAAGCAAGTGGGTTTGGAAGGCTGGGAGGACGCCTACCCAAACCAGCTGTCGGGCGGCATGCAGCAGCGCGTCGGGCTTGCCCGCGCCTTGGCGAACGATGCCAGCGTTCTGCTGATGGACGAGGCCTTCTCGGCCCTCGACCCGCTGATCCGGAAAGATATGCAGCAAGAGCTTCTGCAGCTGCAAACCAAAATGCAGAAAACCACCGTCTTCATTACCCACGACCTGGATGAAGCGCTCAATATCGGCGACCGCATCGTGCTGCTAAAAGATGGTGAAGTCGTACAAATCGGCACGCCGGAAGAGATCCTCACCAAGCCCGCCGATGACTACGTCCGCCGCTTTATTGAAGGGGTGGACCGCTCGCGCATTTTGACCGCCGAGAGCGCCATGCGCCCGGTGCGCACCACGGCACGGGACAGCGACGGCCCGCGAACGGCGCTGCACCGTATGCGCGATCACAGTATCGATTCCATTTACGTGACCGACCGTGACCGCCAACTGCTCGGGCTACTCGAAGCCGATGCGGCTAGCCGTGCCATCGAGGAAAAAGCCGAGACCATTACCCATCACCTGACTCAGGACTTCCGCAAAGTGCCGCCAGACGAGCCGCTGCAAAACCTCTTCGCCATGTTTAGCGAAAAGAGCTACCCGATTGCGGTGGTGGATGAGCAGCAGCGCCTGCTGGGCGTTGTGGTGAAAGGCGCGGTACTGGATGAACTGGCACGAGCAGGAGAGCAGTAA
- a CDS encoding DUF294 nucleotidyltransferase-like domain-containing protein: MDVELLEIRQHMGQFPPFDGLSDELLDAIAEQVEVSYFKTDSDILTLNDTLNELCYIRSGAVEVYRRQGELYNRLGEGDIFGHFSLLRNHKVRFPAKAIEDTLIYFIPDAVFQRLCEEDDDFADFVELERPRLETAAEQQKKSNDMMVTRIRKLVTRYPVMVESTTSVQQAARQIIDAQASAVLVINEGSDNPRYSFQDSEGKTWQMCGILTDSDFRTRVVAEGLSPTTPIGEVISERLITIQSDASVYEAMLTMLRSNVHHLPVLYRQRPVGVVHLSDIIRYETHSGLYLVSNIFNQSSAQGLAKLAPDVRAAFVRMVQDGANSQMVGSALSTIGRSFTRRLLELAEDTLGPPPVPYCYMVNGSMARNEQSIVTDQDNALILSDDFVPEEHDEYFHALAAFVSDGLAACGYTYCKGDVMATNRQWRQPLAVWKRYFQDWMANPTPEKLLHSSIFFDLDSIYGEDLFVETLQDLIAQTAPKSPLFLAAMARNALNRTPPLGFFRTFVMEKDGKHNNSINLKRRGTAPMVDLIRVHALACGSKAQNSFQRLDDISKTQLLATGVSDKLNYAFEFLCMSRIRHQMIDLQEEREPDNNIEPENVEDSERHTLKDAFQVLSNAQKFLKFRYPVPTQRQGR, encoded by the coding sequence ATGGACGTCGAGTTATTAGAAATACGCCAACACATGGGGCAGTTTCCCCCGTTTGATGGTTTGTCGGATGAGTTGCTGGACGCCATTGCCGAGCAGGTAGAAGTCAGCTATTTCAAAACGGATAGCGATATTCTGACGCTGAACGATACGCTGAATGAGCTTTGCTACATTCGCAGCGGTGCGGTTGAGGTGTATCGCCGCCAGGGCGAGCTCTATAACCGCCTAGGTGAGGGCGATATCTTTGGCCACTTCAGCCTGTTGCGTAACCACAAGGTGCGTTTTCCCGCCAAGGCTATCGAAGACACGCTGATTTACTTTATCCCCGACGCAGTGTTTCAACGTCTATGTGAAGAGGATGACGACTTCGCCGATTTCGTCGAGCTAGAGCGTCCGCGGCTAGAGACCGCCGCCGAGCAGCAGAAGAAGTCGAACGACATGATGGTGACCCGCATTCGCAAACTGGTCACTCGCTACCCGGTGATGGTCGAATCCACCACCAGCGTACAGCAGGCAGCTCGACAGATTATCGACGCCCAAGCGTCTGCGGTGCTGGTCATCAATGAGGGGAGCGATAACCCCCGCTATAGCTTCCAGGATAGCGAGGGCAAAACTTGGCAGATGTGCGGCATTCTCACTGACAGCGACTTTCGCACGCGCGTCGTGGCCGAAGGTCTATCGCCCACGACCCCCATCGGAGAGGTGATTTCGGAACGACTCATTACCATCCAGTCCGATGCCTCGGTCTATGAAGCGATGCTGACCATGCTGCGTAGCAACGTGCATCACCTGCCCGTGCTGTATCGCCAGCGCCCGGTAGGCGTGGTGCACCTATCGGATATCATTCGCTACGAAACCCATAGCGGCCTTTATCTGGTGAGCAATATCTTCAACCAGTCCAGCGCCCAAGGGCTGGCCAAGCTGGCACCGGACGTTCGAGCGGCATTCGTACGCATGGTGCAGGATGGTGCGAACTCGCAAATGGTGGGCAGCGCGCTCTCTACCATTGGCCGCAGCTTCACCCGTCGACTGCTAGAGCTGGCCGAAGATACCCTCGGGCCGCCGCCGGTGCCGTACTGCTACATGGTCAATGGCTCCATGGCGCGTAATGAGCAGAGCATCGTCACCGACCAGGATAATGCGCTGATTCTTTCTGACGACTTCGTCCCCGAAGAGCATGACGAGTACTTCCATGCCTTAGCGGCGTTTGTGAGCGATGGTCTGGCCGCCTGTGGCTACACCTACTGTAAGGGCGACGTGATGGCGACCAACCGCCAGTGGCGTCAGCCGCTGGCGGTATGGAAGCGCTATTTTCAGGACTGGATGGCGAACCCAACCCCCGAGAAACTGCTGCACAGCTCGATCTTTTTCGATCTGGATAGCATCTATGGGGAAGATTTGTTCGTCGAAACGCTCCAGGATTTGATTGCCCAAACCGCTCCCAAGTCGCCGCTGTTCCTGGCGGCTATGGCACGCAATGCGCTCAATCGAACCCCGCCCCTCGGCTTTTTCCGCACCTTCGTGATGGAGAAAGATGGCAAGCACAATAACTCCATCAATCTCAAGCGGCGCGGTACGGCACCGATGGTGGATTTGATTCGCGTGCATGCACTGGCCTGCGGTTCCAAAGCGCAAAACTCCTTCCAGCGTCTGGACGACATCAGCAAAACCCAGCTGCTGGCGACGGGTGTCAGCGACAAGCTGAACTATGCGTTCGAGTTTTTGTGCATGTCGCGGATACGCCATCAAATGATCGACCTGCAGGAGGAGCGTGAGCCGGATAACAACATCGAGCCCGAGAACGTGGAAGATAGCGAACGCCATACCCTGAAAGACGCGTTTCAGGTGTTGAGCAATGCCCAGAAGTTTTTGAAGTTCCGCTACCCCGTTCCCACCCAACGGCAGGGGCGCTGA
- a CDS encoding EAL domain-containing protein, translating to MAFQPIVDVAQRQVVYYEALVRGVNGESAFSILDQVTDELMYRFDQACRVKAIELASELGMNARLSINFLPNAVYEPEACIQSTLETSHRVGWPAERLNFEITETERVVDRAHMRSIIDCYRRMGFTTSLDDFGNGYANLDLLTDLRPDTLKIDRELVMDCDSNVRRQAILKSMVSLARTLGTQLVAEGVETREESRCLLALGISVQQGYYFARPQVGELPTVALERYE from the coding sequence ATGGCCTTTCAACCCATCGTCGATGTCGCTCAGCGACAAGTGGTGTACTACGAAGCACTGGTTCGCGGCGTGAACGGTGAATCGGCGTTTTCGATCCTGGATCAAGTGACCGATGAACTCATGTATCGCTTCGATCAAGCCTGCCGCGTCAAGGCGATCGAATTGGCCAGCGAGCTGGGCATGAACGCGCGGCTGTCGATCAACTTTCTACCGAATGCCGTGTACGAACCAGAAGCCTGCATTCAGTCCACGCTCGAAACATCACACCGCGTGGGCTGGCCAGCCGAAAGACTCAATTTTGAAATTACCGAGACCGAGCGCGTGGTCGACCGCGCGCACATGCGTTCGATCATCGACTGCTACCGGCGAATGGGCTTCACCACATCGCTGGACGACTTTGGCAACGGCTACGCTAACCTGGATTTATTGACCGATCTTCGCCCCGACACGCTCAAAATCGACCGAGAATTGGTCATGGATTGCGACAGCAACGTGCGCCGTCAGGCCATCCTCAAAAGCATGGTGTCACTGGCTCGTACCTTGGGAACGCAACTCGTGGCCGAAGGCGTCGAGACCCGAGAAGAGTCTCGCTGCCTTCTGGCACTGGGTATTTCGGTGCAGCAGGGGTACTATTTTGCCCGCCCTCAAGTGGGCGAGCTCCCCACCGTGGCGCTAGAGCGATACGAGTAG
- a CDS encoding DMT family transporter, with protein MSINFKTLGEKDAASLGLAAMPGLFVLLWSTGFIGAKFGLPYAEPFTFLFIRFVLTLLLLLPLTWLMRIAWPSSPTLWKHIAVSGLLVHGTYLGGVFYGIYLGMPAGLAALLVGLQPLLTAACAGPLLGERLTKRQWCGLLLGLLGISLVLGSKLELGSTLFSGFGVGALVSVMAALMGISLGTLYQKRYCTSMPLLSGAVIQYMAAGALLGVGALLFESREVEWSTTFILTLGWLVLILSIAAILLLMALIKKGEASRVASLFYLVPPVTALQAWWLFDERLPLLGLAGMVIAIMGVVMVVRPSTT; from the coding sequence ATGTCTATTAATTTCAAAACGTTAGGAGAGAAAGACGCCGCCTCCCTTGGGCTGGCCGCCATGCCAGGGCTTTTCGTTCTGCTCTGGAGCACCGGCTTTATCGGCGCGAAGTTTGGCCTGCCCTACGCCGAACCTTTCACCTTTTTGTTCATCCGTTTCGTGCTCACACTGCTGCTGTTGCTGCCATTGACGTGGCTGATGCGCATTGCCTGGCCTTCATCACCTACGTTATGGAAACATATTGCGGTATCGGGTTTGCTGGTCCACGGCACCTATCTGGGCGGCGTGTTTTACGGCATTTATTTAGGCATGCCCGCCGGCTTGGCCGCTCTACTGGTTGGCCTACAGCCACTGCTCACGGCGGCCTGCGCGGGACCGTTGCTAGGCGAGCGGCTGACCAAACGACAGTGGTGTGGTCTGCTCTTGGGCTTACTCGGCATCAGTTTGGTACTGGGTAGCAAGCTGGAACTCGGCAGTACGCTTTTTAGTGGGTTCGGGGTTGGGGCGCTGGTGAGCGTGATGGCCGCCCTGATGGGTATTTCGCTGGGCACGCTGTACCAAAAGCGTTACTGCACCAGCATGCCGCTGCTATCGGGCGCGGTCATCCAGTACATGGCGGCGGGCGCACTGCTGGGGGTAGGTGCCCTGCTGTTCGAAAGCCGCGAGGTGGAGTGGAGCACGACGTTCATACTGACGCTTGGTTGGCTCGTGCTGATTCTGTCGATTGCCGCTATCCTGCTACTGATGGCCTTGATAAAGAAGGGGGAGGCTTCCCGCGTGGCGAGTCTCTTTTATCTCGTGCCACCGGTCACTGCGCTACAGGCGTGGTGGCTATTCGATGAGCGTTTGCCGCTGCTTGGCTTGGCAGGCATGGTCATCGCCATTATGGGCGTGGTCATGGTCGTGCGCCCCTCGACGACATAA
- a CDS encoding glycine betaine ABC transporter substrate-binding protein, translating into MKTHTLNHRIRLASMALVAGTGLAAGSLAHAQDQGTINLAYVEWSSEVASTNVMAAVLEQAGFEVELTSLSAAAMFQALSTGDADAIVAAWLPTTHADYMERVGGNTEDLGPNLDGTKLGLVVPEYTDVDSIADLNDNADSFNGEIIGIDPGAGLMALTEEVVDTYDLGLDLRSGSGATMTAALASAIQNEEDVVVTGWTPHWMFARFDLKYLEDPENVYGGAEQIHTVVRSGLEEDMPDAYAILDAFEWTPEQMGEVMLMNQEEGSDPYDNAKQWVEENQDVVEQWLNS; encoded by the coding sequence ATGAAAACGCATACGTTGAATCACCGCATCCGCCTCGCCTCTATGGCCCTGGTCGCCGGTACTGGCCTCGCCGCTGGCAGCCTGGCCCACGCACAGGACCAGGGCACGATCAACCTGGCCTACGTGGAGTGGTCGTCTGAAGTCGCCTCCACCAACGTCATGGCGGCGGTACTCGAGCAAGCAGGCTTCGAAGTGGAGCTGACGTCTCTGTCCGCGGCAGCAATGTTCCAAGCGCTCTCCACGGGCGATGCCGATGCCATCGTGGCCGCTTGGCTGCCCACCACCCACGCGGACTACATGGAGCGCGTCGGTGGCAATACCGAAGACCTGGGTCCCAACCTGGATGGCACCAAACTCGGCTTGGTCGTACCTGAGTACACCGACGTGGACTCCATTGCCGACCTGAACGACAACGCCGACAGCTTCAACGGCGAGATCATCGGTATTGACCCCGGTGCAGGCCTAATGGCACTCACCGAAGAGGTTGTGGATACCTATGACCTTGGGCTGGACCTGCGCAGCGGCAGCGGCGCCACCATGACAGCGGCCCTGGCCAGCGCCATCCAAAACGAAGAGGACGTGGTCGTCACCGGCTGGACTCCGCACTGGATGTTTGCTCGTTTCGATCTGAAATACCTCGAAGACCCGGAAAACGTCTACGGCGGTGCCGAGCAGATCCATACCGTGGTTCGTAGCGGCCTGGAAGAGGACATGCCCGACGCGTATGCCATTCTGGATGCCTTCGAGTGGACGCCCGAGCAGATGGGCGAAGTCATGCTGATGAACCAGGAAGAAGGCAGCGACCCCTACGACAATGCCAAACAGTGGGTAGAAGAGAACCAAGACGTCGTCGAGCAGTGGCTCAATAGCTAA